A genomic segment from Cyprinus carpio isolate SPL01 chromosome A4, ASM1834038v1, whole genome shotgun sequence encodes:
- the LOC109067653 gene encoding RAD50-interacting protein 1-like isoform X2: protein MAAPVTAHNSYSSNDLSHLARTECSKSESPLEDENFTDDVVELVRKEIGGDLKSLKKVSGLLEKLTLENKQLEEQVLTVSSSVPLRVSAALSTAEESRVKLESLLEKERVLSNTLQQHLQGAQVWADGIGQVLGQLDTLERHMKYLQCLARIEELSDSIQQYLMTNSMWDAVGAIDRMASLDMGLRESGCSHLQAFLRETLRFWHKILKDKLASDFEEVLTQFHWPFISPPTQTLSPPANAQELNSQLELLVSQLLSLQTSDDLISEKKEIPSRPGQSQTPPLSLPIQIMLLPLSKRFRYHFTGNRQTNNLSKPEWYLTQVLIWMGNSSNFMDEKIQPVLDRAGAKVNARVELCRGLLTLAQEKLAQDAPRLLYDDALFCHLVDEVLQFEKELRGTHSYPRTYPGVLHILLEETVFQKWLSVERKMAVEKVDAMLSAEGAWSSQYKDITDMDELKAPDCAETFMTLLLVITERYRSLPCPRAQLSFLALQKELVDDFRIRLTQVMKEESRQPLSPRYCAILNAANYISTVLSDWGDNVFFLQLQQAAVSVGEEILGPLGATETGRLASLEGSLFEALLALLERLRGDMLGRLLDAVMRDVKEKAQTYCKDRWISLPSQNDQATMSLSSSACPMMLCLRDHLLQLQQMLCLPLFQTFWQGLAERLDNFIYEDLILYNHFNEGGVAQLQYDMTRNLFPLFGHYCKRPENFFKHVKEACIILTLKVGPALLLCDMLKQSEEDEGILNHQQPSPESALNELGVYKLAPSDVQILLNLRSAWLKQ, encoded by the exons ATGGCGGCGCCTGTGACGGCGCACAACAGCTACAGCAGCAATGATCTTTCTCATCTAGCGCGTACAGAATGCAGTAAATCTGAATCTCCTTTAGAGGATGAAAACTTTACAGATGATGTAGTTGAACTTGTTCGGAAAGAGATAGGTGGCGATCTTAAGTCGCTAAAGAAGGTGTCAGGGCTTTTGGAGAAACTGACATTGGAGAACAAGCAGCTGGAGGAGCAG GTGCTGACTGTGTCTTCTTCAGTGCCGCTGCGTGTGTCCGCTGCCCTTTCCACGGCAGAGGAGTCTCGAGTGAAGCTGGAGTCTCTGCTGGAGAAGGAGAGAGTTTTGTCCAACACTTTGCAGCAGCATCTGCAGGGTGCACAGGTCTGGGCTGACGGCATCGGACAGGTTTTGGGTCAGCTAGACACATTAGAGAGGCATATGAAGTACCTTCAATGTCTGGCTCGTATTGAGGAGCTCAG TGACAGCATCCAGCAGTATCTGATGACCAATAGCATGTGGGATGCAGTCGGTGCAATAGACAGGATGGCCTCTCTTGATATGGGTTTGAGGGAGTCAGGCTGTAGCCACTTGCAGGCTTTCCTCAGAGAAACACTTCGCTTTTGGCACAAGATCCTTAAAGACAAACTGGCCAG TGATTTTGAGGAAGTCCTGACGCAGTTCCACTGGCCGTTCATCTCGCCCCCTACACAGACCCTCTCTCCCCCAGCCAACGCACAGGAGCTCAACAGCCAGCTGGAGCTACTGGTCTCCCAACTTCTCTCTCTCCAGACCTC T GATGACCTTATAtcagagaagaaagaaatacCGTCTCGTCCTGGGCAGTCCCAGACTCCTCCACTCTCATTGCCCATTCAGATCATGCTGCTTCCCCTCAGTAAGAGGTTCAGGTATCACTTCACTGGAAACCGCCAGACCAACAACTTAAGCAAG CCAGAGTGGTATTTGACCCAAGTCCTCATTTGGATGGGAAACAGCTCCAACTTTATGGATGAGAAGATTCAGCCTGTATTGGATCGTGCCGGGGCCAAAGTTAACGCAAGG GTGGAACTGTGCAGAGGGCTCCTGACTCTGGCACAGGAGAAGCTCGCCCAGGACGCTCCACGATTGCTCTACGATGATGCTCTCTTCTGCCACCTAGTGGACGAGGTGCTCCAGTTCGAAAAAGAGCTCCGCGGCACCCACAGTTACCCGCGAACATATCCCGGCGTCTTGCACATACTACTGGAGGAGACCGTGTTCCAGAAGTGGCTCAGTGTggagagaaaga TGGCTGTGGAAAAAGTGGACGCCATGCTGTCTGCAGAGGGAGCCTGGAGCTCTCAGTACAAAGACATCACTGATATGGATGAACTTAAAGCACCAGATTGTGCAGAGACCTTCATGACCCTTCTGCTGGTCATCACAg AACGGTACCGCTCTCTGCCATGTCCACGGGCTCAGCTCAGTTTCCTGGCTTTGCAGAAGGAGCTGGTGGATGATTTCCGTATCCGCCTCACGCAGGTTATGAAAGAAGAGTCCCGACAGCCGCTGAGCCCTCGCTACTGCGCCATCCTCAATGCTGCCAACTACATTTCCACTGTTCTCAGTGACTGGGGGGACAATGTT ttcttCTTGCAGTTGCAGCAAGCTGCAGTGTCAGTTGGCGAGGAGATCCTAGGTCCTCTTGGGGCCACAGAGACGGGGCGTCTGGCCTCTCTGGAAGGATCTTTGTTTGAGGCCCTGTTGGCCCTGCTGGAAAGGCTACGAGGAGACATGCTGGGACGACTGCTAGATGCAGTCATGAGAGACGTCAAAGAGAAGGCACAGACATACTGCAAGGACAG GTGGAtctctttgccatcacagaacgACCAAGCCACTATGTCGTTATCCAGCTCTGCATGTCCCATGATGCTTTGCCTACGAGATCACCTGCTCCAGCTGCAGCAGATGTTGTGTCTTCCTCTGTTTCAGACATTCTGGCAGGGCCTTGCCGAGAGACTCGACAACTTCATCTACGAAGAT CTGATCCTGTATAACCATTTCAATGAAGGCGGGGTGGCACAGCTTCAATACGATATGACCAGAAACCTCTTCCCTCTCTTTGGACACTACTGCAAGAGACCTGAAAACTTCTTCAAACA TGTGAAGGAGGCCTGCATCATCCTGACTCTGAAGGTCGGCCCGGCACTGCTGTTGTGTGATATGCTGAAGCAATCAGAGGAAGATGAGGGCATTCTGAACCATCAGCAACCCAGTCCAGAGTCAGCGCTCAATGAACTGGGAGTCTATAAGCTGGCCCCCAGTGATGTGCAGATCCTCCTCAACCTCCGCTCAGCCTGGCTCAAACAATGA
- the LOC109067653 gene encoding RAD50-interacting protein 1-like isoform X1 has translation MLLPLSKRFRYHFTGNRQTNNLSKPEWYLTQVLIWMGNSSNFMDEKIQPVLDRAGAKVNARVELCRGLLTLAQEKLAQDAPRLLYDDALFCHLVDEVLQFEKELRGTHSYPRTYPGVLHILLEETVFQKWLSVERKMAVEKVDAMLSAEGAWSSQYKDITDMDELKAPDCAETFMTLLLVITERYRSLPCPRAQLSFLALQKELVDDFRIRLTQVMKEESRQPLSPRYCAILNAANYISTVLSDWGDNVFFLQLQQAAVSVGEEILGPLGATETGRLASLEGSLFEALLALLERLRGDMLGRLLDAVMRDVKEKAQTYCKDRWISLPSQNDQATMSLSSSACPMMLCLRDHLLQLQQMLCLPLFQTFWQGLAERLDNFIYEDLILYNHFNEGGVAQLQYDMTRNLFPLFGHYCKRPENFFKHVKEACIILTLKVGPALLLCDMLKQSEEDEGILNHQQPSPESALNELGVYKLAPSDVQILLNLRSAWLKQ, from the exons ATGCTGCTTCCCCTCAGTAAGAGGTTCAGGTATCACTTCACTGGAAACCGCCAGACCAACAACTTAAGCAAG CCAGAGTGGTATTTGACCCAAGTCCTCATTTGGATGGGAAACAGCTCCAACTTTATGGATGAGAAGATTCAGCCTGTATTGGATCGTGCCGGGGCCAAAGTTAACGCAAGG GTGGAACTGTGCAGAGGGCTCCTGACTCTGGCACAGGAGAAGCTCGCCCAGGACGCTCCACGATTGCTCTACGATGATGCTCTCTTCTGCCACCTAGTGGACGAGGTGCTCCAGTTCGAAAAAGAGCTCCGCGGCACCCACAGTTACCCGCGAACATATCCCGGCGTCTTGCACATACTACTGGAGGAGACCGTGTTCCAGAAGTGGCTCAGTGTggagagaaaga TGGCTGTGGAAAAAGTGGACGCCATGCTGTCTGCAGAGGGAGCCTGGAGCTCTCAGTACAAAGACATCACTGATATGGATGAACTTAAAGCACCAGATTGTGCAGAGACCTTCATGACCCTTCTGCTGGTCATCACAg AACGGTACCGCTCTCTGCCATGTCCACGGGCTCAGCTCAGTTTCCTGGCTTTGCAGAAGGAGCTGGTGGATGATTTCCGTATCCGCCTCACGCAGGTTATGAAAGAAGAGTCCCGACAGCCGCTGAGCCCTCGCTACTGCGCCATCCTCAATGCTGCCAACTACATTTCCACTGTTCTCAGTGACTGGGGGGACAATGTT ttcttCTTGCAGTTGCAGCAAGCTGCAGTGTCAGTTGGCGAGGAGATCCTAGGTCCTCTTGGGGCCACAGAGACGGGGCGTCTGGCCTCTCTGGAAGGATCTTTGTTTGAGGCCCTGTTGGCCCTGCTGGAAAGGCTACGAGGAGACATGCTGGGACGACTGCTAGATGCAGTCATGAGAGACGTCAAAGAGAAGGCACAGACATACTGCAAGGACAG GTGGAtctctttgccatcacagaacgACCAAGCCACTATGTCGTTATCCAGCTCTGCATGTCCCATGATGCTTTGCCTACGAGATCACCTGCTCCAGCTGCAGCAGATGTTGTGTCTTCCTCTGTTTCAGACATTCTGGCAGGGCCTTGCCGAGAGACTCGACAACTTCATCTACGAAGAT CTGATCCTGTATAACCATTTCAATGAAGGCGGGGTGGCACAGCTTCAATACGATATGACCAGAAACCTCTTCCCTCTCTTTGGACACTACTGCAAGAGACCTGAAAACTTCTTCAAACA TGTGAAGGAGGCCTGCATCATCCTGACTCTGAAGGTCGGCCCGGCACTGCTGTTGTGTGATATGCTGAAGCAATCAGAGGAAGATGAGGGCATTCTGAACCATCAGCAACCCAGTCCAGAGTCAGCGCTCAATGAACTGGGAGTCTATAAGCTGGCCCCCAGTGATGTGCAGATCCTCCTCAACCTCCGCTCAGCCTGGCTCAAACAATGA